A single region of the Mechercharimyces sp. CAU 1602 genome encodes:
- a CDS encoding alpha/beta fold hydrolase, translating to MDHHYIHVNNIQLHYLEKQGKGPNVLLLHGLMGRAAGWFERNQWQSTQYRVVAFDQRGHGLSEKVEDDYSRDQYINDIITVIENLKMKPTVLIGHSLGALYAWGVAARRPDLVSGLIIEDMSVVQGEKQAEWREWLDSWPIPFPDLKAAHEFFGAYHASSANNFMELLVKKSDGYRPMVQFEHIIQTIAGYENREYWDELDHIECPTLVVGGEESHVAKEELIRMADRLNGTYIEVPHAGHVIHYDQPEAWQVLVDRFIAKL from the coding sequence ATGGATCACCACTATATTCATGTTAATAATATTCAGCTACATTATCTAGAGAAGCAGGGGAAGGGTCCAAATGTTCTACTATTGCATGGTTTAATGGGACGAGCTGCAGGGTGGTTTGAGAGGAACCAATGGCAATCTACACAATATCGGGTGGTGGCTTTTGATCAACGAGGTCATGGCTTAAGTGAAAAGGTTGAGGATGATTATTCACGCGATCAATATATAAATGATATTATTACTGTTATCGAAAATTTAAAAATGAAGCCTACTGTTCTCATCGGACACTCTCTGGGTGCATTGTATGCTTGGGGGGTTGCTGCCCGCCGTCCTGATTTAGTATCAGGTCTTATTATAGAGGATATGTCAGTGGTACAAGGAGAAAAACAAGCAGAGTGGAGAGAATGGTTAGATAGTTGGCCTATTCCCTTTCCGGACTTGAAAGCGGCGCATGAGTTTTTTGGGGCTTATCATGCTAGTTCAGCAAATAATTTTATGGAATTATTAGTGAAAAAAAGCGATGGTTATCGTCCTATGGTTCAGTTTGAGCATATCATTCAAACGATTGCCGGATATGAAAACAGGGAGTACTGGGATGAGCTAGATCATATCGAATGTCCAACCCTCGTTGTAGGTGGCGAAGAGAGTCATGTAGCAAAGGAAGAGCTAATCAGGATGGCTGATCGATTAAATGGTACATATATTGAAGTACCTCATGCAGGACACGTGATTCACTATGATCAACCAGAGGCATGGCAAGTATTAGTGGATCGTTTTATAGCGAAGCTGTAA
- the thiD gene encoding bifunctional hydroxymethylpyrimidine kinase/phosphomethylpyrimidine kinase, translating into MSIARALTIAGSDSGGGAGIQADLKTFQELDVFGMSAITAVTAQNTETVTEIYELPPKMVQAQIEAVASDIGIDAVKTGMIANSRIIEAVAGEIIRFRLPRVVVDPVMIAKSGDALLAEEAKEALIDLLIPLATLITPNIPEAEALTGRKIKHWEEVKEAAHALYDLGAGAVLIKGGHWQGELATDLLFDGKKFYTFTQKRYTTIHTHGTGCTLSAAITAQLARKQSLSAAVQLGKDFITAAISSPINIGKGHGPTNHWAYQQRKEEV; encoded by the coding sequence ATGAGCATTGCGCGAGCACTAACCATAGCAGGATCAGATAGCGGCGGCGGCGCTGGAATACAAGCTGATTTAAAAACATTTCAAGAGCTCGATGTATTCGGTATGAGTGCGATCACTGCTGTTACGGCGCAAAACACGGAAACAGTAACTGAGATTTATGAGCTCCCGCCCAAGATGGTGCAAGCACAAATCGAAGCGGTTGCCAGTGATATTGGCATTGATGCTGTAAAAACTGGAATGATCGCTAATAGTCGAATCATTGAAGCAGTTGCCGGAGAGATTATCCGCTTTCGCTTACCACGCGTTGTAGTAGACCCTGTCATGATCGCTAAAAGTGGTGATGCCCTACTTGCAGAAGAAGCTAAAGAAGCGTTGATTGACTTACTCATTCCACTCGCTACTTTAATCACCCCTAATATCCCGGAAGCTGAGGCACTCACAGGCCGCAAAATTAAACACTGGGAAGAGGTAAAAGAGGCTGCTCATGCTTTGTACGACTTGGGAGCGGGTGCCGTACTCATCAAGGGTGGGCATTGGCAGGGAGAACTTGCTACTGATCTCTTATTTGATGGGAAAAAGTTTTATACTTTTACACAAAAACGTTATACCACGATCCATACACACGGAACGGGTTGTACATTATCTGCCGCCATCACCGCACAGTTGGCCCGCAAACAAAGCTTATCTGCAGCCGTTCAGCTGGGGAAAGACTTTATTACAGCTGCAATCTCTTCACCCATAAATATCGGGAAAGGACACGGCCCTACAAATCACTGGGCGTATCAACAACGAAAGGAGGAAGTGTAA
- a CDS encoding heavy metal translocating P-type ATPase, with protein MKQVTLDITGMTCAACANRIEKGLSKVKGVAGASVNFTLEQATLDYDPNEVDRSQLEEKVRQLGYDTVNEVADFSISGMTCAACANRIEKGLRNIEGVSSATVNFALESARVEYAPGEVSPVEVEKKVEKLGYGAKVRAEEKEGDHRDEELERQKRKLLFSALLSLPLLWGMVAHFSFTSSIYIPDLVMNPWFQLLLATPVQFYIGKQFYVGAYKALRNKSANMDVLIALGTSAAYLYSGYLTIKWFLEGGIHHEIPSLYFETSAVLITLVIMGKLFESLAKGRTSEAITSLMGLQAKTAVVIRNKEELTISIDDVLVGDVLRIRPGEKVPVDGEVLEGVSSIDESMLTGESLPVEKKPGDMVIGATINRNGVLEVKATKVGKDTALAHIIKVVREAQGSKAPIQRVADVISGVFVPVVVAIALATFFVWFFIITPNQFAEALEKAIAVLVIACPCALGLATPTSIMAGSGRAAELGILFKGGEHLEQTHEVDTVVLDKTGTVTKGEPELTDIIAIDDESHFLRTVGSAEKNSEHPLAEAIVGGIQERGVELEKSSMFEAIPGFGIKAVVATKEVLIGTRRLMEQRGVNAKAGYEEMAVLEEQGKTVMLVAIEGKYAGMVAVADTVKESSRTAIARLQQMGLTVMMITGDNERTAQAIAHQVGIQHVRAEVLPTDKAEEVKKLQSAGKKVAMVGDGINDAPALAVAHTGMAIGTGTDVAMEAADVTLMRGDLTRIADAITMSRKTMINIKQNLGWALGYNTLGIPIAAMGFLAPWVAGAAMALSSVSVVLNALRLQRAKV; from the coding sequence TTGAAGCAGGTGACTTTAGATATAACGGGAATGACATGTGCCGCTTGTGCCAATCGGATCGAGAAAGGTTTGAGTAAAGTGAAGGGGGTGGCAGGTGCCAGTGTAAATTTTACACTTGAGCAGGCAACTCTCGATTACGATCCGAATGAGGTAGATCGTTCTCAGTTAGAAGAGAAAGTAAGGCAGTTGGGTTATGATACAGTGAACGAAGTGGCAGATTTCTCAATTTCAGGTATGACGTGTGCTGCATGTGCCAATCGAATTGAGAAGGGACTTCGTAACATAGAAGGAGTATCCTCTGCTACCGTTAATTTTGCTCTGGAAAGTGCTCGTGTGGAGTATGCTCCAGGAGAAGTATCACCGGTAGAGGTGGAGAAGAAAGTTGAAAAATTAGGTTATGGGGCGAAAGTACGCGCGGAGGAGAAGGAAGGAGACCATCGTGATGAGGAATTGGAAAGACAGAAGCGCAAGCTTCTTTTCTCTGCACTCCTTTCTCTCCCACTTTTATGGGGGATGGTCGCCCACTTTTCCTTTACTTCATCGATATATATTCCTGATTTGGTGATGAATCCATGGTTTCAGCTCCTCTTAGCAACGCCAGTTCAATTTTATATTGGCAAGCAGTTTTACGTAGGTGCCTATAAGGCGTTGCGTAATAAGAGTGCGAATATGGATGTGCTCATCGCATTGGGTACATCGGCGGCTTATTTATATAGTGGTTATCTCACCATCAAATGGTTTCTTGAAGGTGGGATTCATCATGAGATCCCATCCTTGTATTTTGAGACGAGTGCTGTTTTAATTACGCTTGTGATAATGGGTAAACTGTTTGAATCGCTGGCAAAGGGCAGGACATCAGAAGCGATTACCTCTTTAATGGGGTTGCAGGCAAAAACAGCAGTTGTGATTCGTAATAAAGAAGAACTTACGATATCCATAGATGACGTGCTTGTTGGGGATGTTCTTCGTATACGCCCGGGTGAAAAAGTACCCGTAGATGGAGAAGTGTTGGAAGGTGTTTCTTCGATAGACGAGTCGATGCTAACGGGGGAGAGTCTTCCTGTCGAGAAGAAGCCAGGGGATATGGTGATCGGTGCGACGATAAATAGGAATGGCGTGTTGGAAGTTAAAGCAACAAAAGTGGGTAAGGATACAGCGTTGGCACACATCATTAAAGTGGTGCGAGAAGCGCAAGGTTCAAAAGCCCCGATCCAGCGAGTGGCAGACGTGATTTCTGGAGTCTTTGTTCCAGTCGTGGTTGCGATAGCACTAGCTACATTTTTTGTATGGTTTTTCATAATTACCCCTAATCAGTTTGCAGAGGCGTTAGAAAAAGCGATCGCTGTATTGGTAATTGCATGCCCTTGTGCCTTGGGATTAGCTACACCTACCTCAATCATGGCAGGCTCGGGACGAGCGGCTGAACTTGGCATATTATTTAAAGGCGGCGAGCATCTAGAGCAAACGCATGAGGTGGATACGGTCGTATTAGATAAGACGGGAACTGTAACAAAAGGAGAGCCAGAGCTTACGGACATCATAGCCATTGACGATGAAAGTCACTTTTTGCGAACCGTAGGGAGCGCAGAAAAAAACTCTGAGCATCCGCTCGCAGAAGCGATAGTGGGGGGGATTCAAGAGCGAGGAGTTGAGCTAGAGAAAAGCTCCATGTTTGAAGCGATTCCAGGGTTTGGAATTAAAGCGGTAGTCGCAACAAAAGAAGTGTTGATTGGAACGCGCAGATTGATGGAGCAGCGTGGTGTGAATGCAAAAGCAGGATATGAAGAGATGGCGGTACTGGAAGAGCAAGGGAAAACTGTAATGTTAGTAGCGATTGAGGGTAAATATGCGGGTATGGTTGCTGTAGCAGATACGGTAAAGGAAAGTTCGCGGACTGCTATTGCTCGCCTTCAACAAATGGGGCTAACGGTGATGATGATCACGGGGGATAACGAGCGCACTGCACAAGCGATCGCGCATCAAGTTGGCATTCAACATGTACGGGCAGAGGTATTACCTACTGATAAGGCAGAAGAAGTGAAAAAGCTGCAATCAGCAGGGAAGAAGGTAGCGATGGTAGGAGATGGCATAAATGATGCTCCTGCCTTAGCAGTTGCTCATACTGGGATGGCGATCGGCACAGGAACGGATGTGGCGATGGAGGCGGCTGATGTAACCTTGATGAGAGGAGATCTGACACGTATTGCTGATGCGATAACAATGAGCCGCAAAACTATGATCAACATAAAGCAAAATCTGGGGTGGGCGTTGGGTTACAATACGCTTGGCATTCCTATCGCAGCTATGGGTTTCTTAGCTCCGTGGGTTGCCGGAGCGGCGATGGCGTTAAGTTCTGTTTCCGTTGTGCTTAATGCACTGCGATTACAACGGGCAAAAGTGTAG
- the thrS gene encoding threonine--tRNA ligase, with the protein MSVAVKLPDGSVKEYTDPVSVIEVATSISKSLAKKAVAGKVNGEVVDLNKVVQDQDEVQIVTLEDEEGLEVYRHSTAHLMAQALKRLYPDVKLGIGPVIENGFYYDVDLSVNLTPEDLPKIEAEMKKIVKENLQIRRKVVSREEALRIYEEVGDPLKLELIRELPEGEEISIYEQGEFFDLCRGSHLPSTGKIKAFKLLHVAGAYWRGDSDNQMLQRIYGTVWPKQSELEAYLYQIEEAKKRDHRKLGKELKLFMFSEEAPGMPFFLPNGMTLWNELQGLEREMIAPMGYEEVKTPLMMNQRLWQQSGHWDHYRENMYFTDVDDTVYALKPMNCPGHMLIFKNELRSYRELPMRIAEFGQVHRHELSGALNGMFRVRTFTQDDAHIFVRPNQIEVEVQKVLELVDQMYSVFGFPYSMELSTRPEDSMGEDHLWEQAETALQNVLDRSGAQYRVNEGDGAFYGPKIDFHIRDALGRSHQCATIQVDFQMPEKFELSYIDEQNEKERPVVIHRAVFGSLDRFIAVLIEHYAGAFPVWLAPVQAKVLIISEAQLEYGQEVVARLQQAGIRAQLDERNEKIGYKIREAQLAKIPYMLVVGAKEAENGQVAVRKRSEGDVGAVAIDDVIQEIETAIAERK; encoded by the coding sequence ATGAGTGTAGCAGTAAAGTTACCTGATGGATCAGTTAAAGAGTATACGGACCCGGTGTCCGTAATCGAGGTGGCAACCTCTATTAGTAAGAGTTTAGCTAAAAAAGCGGTTGCTGGGAAAGTAAACGGTGAAGTAGTCGACCTAAATAAGGTGGTACAAGATCAAGATGAAGTGCAGATCGTTACCCTGGAGGATGAAGAGGGTTTAGAAGTGTATCGTCATAGTACCGCACACTTGATGGCGCAAGCGCTAAAGCGTTTGTATCCAGACGTGAAATTAGGGATTGGGCCAGTTATTGAAAATGGATTTTATTACGATGTGGATTTATCGGTAAACTTGACTCCAGAAGATTTGCCGAAGATTGAAGCGGAAATGAAGAAGATTGTAAAAGAGAACCTACAGATTAGGCGAAAAGTGGTATCGCGTGAAGAAGCGTTGCGCATCTACGAAGAAGTGGGTGATCCGCTAAAGTTAGAGCTGATTCGGGAATTGCCAGAAGGCGAAGAGATTAGTATCTATGAGCAAGGTGAATTTTTCGACTTATGCCGGGGCTCACATTTGCCGTCCACCGGTAAGATTAAAGCATTTAAATTACTTCATGTAGCAGGGGCGTATTGGCGCGGCGATTCTGATAATCAGATGTTACAACGTATCTATGGAACCGTGTGGCCAAAGCAGTCTGAGTTGGAAGCATACCTATATCAGATTGAAGAAGCAAAGAAGCGGGACCATCGTAAACTGGGGAAAGAACTAAAGCTGTTTATGTTCTCAGAAGAAGCGCCTGGAATGCCGTTTTTCCTTCCTAATGGCATGACACTGTGGAATGAATTGCAGGGTTTAGAGCGGGAAATGATTGCCCCGATGGGCTATGAAGAAGTGAAAACCCCATTGATGATGAATCAACGCTTGTGGCAACAGTCGGGTCACTGGGATCACTATCGTGAAAATATGTACTTCACCGATGTAGATGACACGGTGTATGCCCTAAAACCGATGAACTGTCCTGGTCATATGCTCATCTTTAAAAATGAGCTGCGTTCGTATCGTGAGTTGCCGATGCGGATCGCTGAATTTGGACAAGTGCATCGACATGAGCTCTCTGGGGCATTAAATGGAATGTTTCGTGTGCGTACTTTTACTCAAGATGATGCACATATCTTTGTTCGTCCTAACCAGATCGAAGTTGAAGTACAAAAGGTATTAGAGTTGGTTGATCAAATGTATTCTGTCTTTGGATTTCCGTATTCGATGGAACTTTCTACCCGTCCGGAGGACTCCATGGGTGAGGACCATCTATGGGAGCAGGCAGAAACTGCTTTGCAAAATGTATTAGACCGTTCGGGCGCGCAGTATCGGGTTAACGAAGGGGACGGGGCTTTTTATGGTCCTAAGATTGACTTTCACATTCGTGATGCATTGGGACGTAGTCACCAGTGTGCAACCATTCAGGTAGACTTCCAAATGCCGGAGAAGTTTGAGCTCAGTTATATTGATGAACAGAACGAGAAGGAACGTCCTGTCGTTATTCACCGTGCTGTTTTTGGCTCGTTAGATCGCTTTATCGCAGTTTTGATTGAACATTACGCAGGGGCATTTCCGGTATGGCTTGCTCCTGTACAAGCGAAAGTGTTGATTATTTCAGAAGCACAGTTAGAGTACGGGCAAGAAGTGGTTGCGCGCTTACAGCAGGCAGGTATTCGCGCTCAATTAGATGAACGCAATGAGAAGATCGGTTACAAAATCCGAGAAGCCCAGCTGGCTAAGATCCCATATATGTTGGTGGTAGGAGCGAAAGAAGCGGAAAACGGACAAGTGGCAGTGCGTAAACGTTCCGAAGGGGATGTGGGTGCTGTCGCCATAGATGATGTGATCCAAGAGATTGAAACGGCGATAGCGGAGCGCAAGTAA
- the ytxC gene encoding putative sporulation protein YtxC codes for MNAYRITLPAAYGLDDVGQMRDSLQLQLDKLVRLGYPCTYEMYEENERTIFRCQLHTHNKGELRFRYGLGLALADYILSYKAHAIIRSLIQKQFQYAHPEETDEIEAHVHLLLRERERKQKEKGVRLTYEDRVARGVAHFLAAHQQVAVDGFLHFRMKSYRRSLERVVEKAIEDYMLDQEYKEFIQLLRYFVQIQESKMPLVHVLHVGQRRFRLLDREGSPVQVEVEGSPSSDLMEQVHSHEDLVVSTLLTMAPAHVILHSRHLEENVIRTLVQIFEGRIVVCEGCSDCTASLYLKGDA; via the coding sequence ATGAATGCTTATCGCATAACGTTACCAGCGGCATATGGGTTAGATGATGTAGGGCAGATGAGAGACTCTTTACAGCTCCAATTAGATAAGTTAGTTCGACTTGGATATCCTTGTACATATGAAATGTATGAAGAGAATGAGCGTACGATCTTCCGCTGTCAGTTGCATACGCATAACAAGGGTGAGTTACGCTTTCGCTATGGTCTGGGTCTAGCACTTGCTGATTATATTCTCTCATATAAGGCTCATGCTATTATACGTTCATTGATTCAGAAGCAGTTTCAATATGCTCATCCAGAGGAGACAGATGAAATTGAAGCGCATGTGCATCTATTGCTCCGTGAGCGAGAGCGTAAACAGAAAGAGAAGGGGGTACGGCTCACATACGAAGATCGTGTTGCACGTGGCGTAGCCCATTTCTTGGCTGCTCATCAGCAGGTGGCGGTGGATGGCTTTCTCCATTTTCGGATGAAGTCGTATCGGCGTTCACTAGAGCGGGTGGTAGAAAAGGCGATTGAAGATTATATGCTGGATCAGGAGTACAAAGAGTTTATTCAATTACTGCGGTACTTTGTACAGATCCAAGAATCAAAGATGCCTTTAGTTCATGTATTACATGTGGGACAACGTCGTTTTCGTCTCTTGGATCGTGAGGGTTCACCAGTACAAGTAGAAGTAGAGGGGAGCCCATCTTCCGATCTGATGGAACAGGTACACTCACACGAAGATTTGGTGGTAAGTACACTGCTTACGATGGCCCCGGCACATGTGATTTTACACTCGCGTCACCTTGAAGAGAATGTGATCCGTACCTTGGTACAAATTTTTGAAGGGCGAATTGTCGTCTGCGAAGGCTGTTCCGATTGTACCGCCAGCCTATATCTGAAAGGAGATGCTTGA
- a CDS encoding CDGSH iron-sulfur domain-containing protein, whose product MADVTIKVADRGPLLVKGEVELIDADGNAFTTKKVFALCRCGLSQKKPFCDGAHAGEFEDCARANSML is encoded by the coding sequence ATGGCAGATGTAACGATTAAGGTAGCCGATCGAGGACCTTTGTTAGTAAAAGGGGAGGTTGAGTTGATCGATGCCGATGGGAATGCATTTACAACAAAAAAAGTATTTGCGCTGTGTCGCTGTGGTCTTTCGCAAAAGAAGCCGTTTTGTGATGGGGCGCACGCAGGGGAATTTGAAGATTGCGCACGTGCGAACAGCATGCTGTAA
- a CDS encoding nucleotidyltransferase family protein, whose product MNYVHHLHTWIEEDPWMMGILEVAATQQLPDWWICAGFIRSKIWDKIHGFTKRTPLPDIDLIYFSHRPEESHEKKIEHTLHLLRPDVPWSVKNQARMHHINHIPPYRSASDGIAHFPETATALGVRLCKDGKLHFVYPYGLKDAFQLRVCPTPYVRTNPSMIAVYTKRVKQKDWRSTWPLLQVDLPASL is encoded by the coding sequence ATGAATTATGTACATCATCTACATACATGGATAGAAGAGGACCCATGGATGATGGGAATACTAGAAGTAGCAGCGACACAGCAGTTACCTGATTGGTGGATTTGTGCGGGTTTTATCAGATCAAAAATATGGGATAAGATTCATGGCTTTACCAAACGAACCCCCTTACCTGACATTGATCTCATCTATTTTTCTCATCGTCCGGAAGAGAGTCACGAGAAAAAAATAGAACATACTTTACACCTACTCCGCCCTGATGTTCCATGGTCAGTCAAAAACCAAGCTCGCATGCATCATATTAATCACATTCCACCTTATCGTTCAGCGAGCGATGGGATCGCTCACTTTCCGGAGACAGCAACTGCGCTAGGAGTTCGTCTTTGTAAGGATGGAAAGCTCCACTTTGTTTACCCCTACGGCTTAAAAGATGCTTTTCAGTTGCGAGTATGTCCTACACCCTATGTTCGCACAAACCCTTCTATGATCGCTGTCTATACAAAGCGCGTTAAGCAAAAAGATTGGCGCTCCACGTGGCCGCTCCTCCAAGTTGACCTTCCTGCCTCGCTTTAA
- the infC gene encoding translation initiation factor IF-3, producing MSEYLFRRWQVISKDHQVNDSIRSREVRVVGEDGQQVGIIPTKEALRMAQEAELDLVAVAPQAKPPVCRIMDYGKYRYEQSKREKEAKKNQKIIQVKEIRFSPSIEEHDLQTKLRNVKKFLQNGDKVKLTIRFRGREITHQDLGRTIMKRIADDMKELGDVERHPKLEGRHMIMILGPKSTD from the coding sequence ATTTCTGAATATCTCTTTCGGAGGTGGCAAGTTATTAGCAAGGATCATCAGGTAAATGATTCCATTCGCTCCCGTGAGGTGCGTGTTGTCGGTGAAGACGGTCAACAAGTTGGAATCATCCCAACCAAGGAAGCGTTGCGCATGGCTCAAGAGGCCGAGCTTGATTTGGTAGCAGTAGCACCACAGGCGAAGCCGCCCGTTTGTCGTATTATGGATTATGGCAAGTATCGTTATGAGCAGAGCAAGCGTGAAAAAGAGGCTAAAAAGAATCAAAAGATTATTCAGGTCAAAGAGATTCGCTTTAGTCCTTCGATTGAGGAACACGATTTGCAAACGAAACTGCGGAATGTGAAGAAGTTTTTACAAAATGGCGATAAAGTGAAATTGACCATTCGTTTCCGCGGTCGGGAAATTACTCACCAAGATTTAGGTCGCACAATCATGAAACGCATCGCTGACGATATGAAAGAACTTGGTGATGTAGAGCGTCATCCGAAGTTGGAAGGTCGCCATATGATCATGATTTTAGGTCCTAAGTCGACAGACTAA
- the rpmI gene encoding 50S ribosomal protein L35 yields the protein MPKMKTRRSVAKRFKKTGTGKIKRSHAFMNHMQINKPKSAKRKLRKSALLSKGDTKRIAQQITYMK from the coding sequence ATGCCAAAAATGAAGACACGTCGTAGTGTGGCTAAGCGCTTCAAAAAGACAGGAACTGGTAAGATCAAGCGGTCTCATGCATTCATGAACCATATGCAGATCAATAAGCCAAAAAGTGCAAAGCGTAAACTGCGCAAGAGTGCTCTTTTGAGCAAAGGGGATACCAAGCGTATCGCACAGCAAATCACTTACATGAAATAA
- a CDS encoding MFS transporter, whose protein sequence is MRGERSFTALVLTVCMTNLAYIFYTMAVVTRLYQVSASAAVAIFIVSVSARIVSNTCLPLFVDRLRTRSLLGWAQAVQLVIAMLIWVLVQFENKEDSMDFIVILFILIAIISFFNGWIHPLKSTYVRLLVVKKRRVRANSILSTIDHMFLFAGWALGGVFVALLGINVALLVTVVLTIIAMLMLFLLPVGRRERKGSEMKERWSKRLASGWRVIWKQPFLRTLIIMDGWEAWAGTIWIAPVTFAYTEQVLQEGEAWWGYINGIYYLGTFAGGWLVYRFATRMEKKIWIYMVLGAASFGLLTLIYGLTSQPWLALVLVFLMGPAYQMRDLAQETMIQNSTDAEALTKVMAARSSMVQVIFLFSMLIITSVITYIGVEWIYIAAGMMLLVSAGYGASCFSRMQTEGSLLLENTRGERVYE, encoded by the coding sequence ATGCGGGGAGAACGTTCGTTTACGGCGTTGGTTCTCACAGTTTGTATGACAAACTTAGCTTATATCTTTTATACAATGGCAGTCGTGACGCGCCTGTATCAGGTATCCGCTTCAGCGGCAGTGGCAATTTTTATTGTGTCTGTGAGCGCGCGTATTGTTAGCAATACGTGTTTACCGTTGTTTGTAGATCGACTTAGAACGCGCTCTTTATTGGGATGGGCGCAAGCTGTACAACTCGTCATTGCAATGTTGATATGGGTGCTCGTTCAGTTTGAAAACAAGGAAGATTCCATGGACTTTATTGTCATCTTATTTATCTTGATTGCGATAATCTCTTTTTTTAATGGATGGATCCATCCATTAAAAAGTACCTATGTACGACTCTTGGTAGTGAAGAAACGACGAGTACGAGCGAACAGTATACTGAGTACGATTGATCATATGTTTTTATTTGCAGGATGGGCGTTGGGAGGGGTTTTTGTAGCTCTGCTTGGAATCAACGTGGCATTGCTTGTGACAGTAGTTCTTACGATCATCGCTATGTTGATGTTATTCTTGTTGCCAGTAGGGAGGAGAGAACGGAAGGGGAGTGAGATGAAGGAAAGGTGGAGCAAACGGCTGGCAAGTGGCTGGCGTGTGATTTGGAAGCAGCCTTTCTTACGCACTCTGATTATAATGGATGGGTGGGAAGCCTGGGCAGGAACGATTTGGATTGCTCCTGTCACCTTTGCGTATACAGAACAAGTTCTACAGGAAGGAGAAGCGTGGTGGGGGTATATTAACGGAATATACTATCTGGGTACATTTGCAGGTGGTTGGTTAGTCTATCGGTTTGCTACACGCATGGAAAAGAAGATTTGGATCTATATGGTGTTAGGTGCAGCTAGCTTTGGATTGCTTACATTGATTTATGGCTTGACATCACAGCCATGGTTAGCGTTAGTCCTCGTTTTTTTGATGGGTCCTGCCTATCAAATGCGGGATCTTGCTCAGGAAACGATGATACAAAATAGCACAGATGCGGAAGCCTTAACGAAAGTGATGGCAGCTCGTTCTAGCATGGTGCAGGTTATTTTCTTATTTTCGATGTTGATCATTACCTCTGTTATTACTTATATAGGGGTGGAGTGGATCTATATTGCAGCAGGAATGATGTTGCTCGTTTCTGCGGGATATGGAGCGAGTTGTTTTTCGAGAATGCAGACAGAAGGAAGTTTACTACTAGAGAATACGAGAGGAGAGCGTGTATATGAGTAA
- the thiE gene encoding thiamine phosphate synthase gives MTKSNILPSQLHTYLVMGSQDCQHASPLTVLEEAIHGGITCFQFREKGSLLPMKEIVELGTKLRMLCSHHHIPFFVNDRIDLALTLEADGVHVGQTDLPAAAVRQLIGSKLIMGVSVSTPAEAEQAQLDGADYLGIGPMYTTFSKQDAREPLGPDAIPNILATLDQPLPTVGIGGITVENAANVRRYADGVAVISAITASQNPRRAATHLNKS, from the coding sequence TTGACTAAAAGTAATATACTACCCTCTCAACTACATACTTATCTCGTTATGGGAAGCCAAGATTGTCAGCACGCTTCCCCGCTCACTGTGTTAGAAGAAGCGATTCACGGCGGTATCACCTGCTTTCAGTTTCGAGAAAAAGGCTCCCTTCTACCGATGAAAGAGATCGTCGAGTTAGGAACAAAATTAAGAATGCTCTGTAGCCACCATCACATCCCTTTCTTTGTGAATGATCGTATCGACTTAGCACTTACTTTAGAGGCAGATGGCGTGCATGTAGGGCAAACTGATCTCCCTGCAGCAGCCGTACGTCAATTAATAGGATCAAAGCTCATCATGGGGGTCTCTGTCTCAACCCCGGCAGAGGCAGAACAAGCTCAGTTAGATGGTGCTGATTATCTTGGCATCGGTCCGATGTACACTACCTTTTCTAAACAGGATGCAAGAGAACCCCTTGGACCGGATGCCATTCCTAACATACTCGCCACCCTGGACCAACCCCTTCCCACAGTAGGGATTGGTGGTATCACCGTAGAGAATGCGGCAAACGTACGTCGTTATGCCGACGGAGTAGCAGTCATCTCTGCCATCACCGCTTCCCAGAACCCTCGCAGAGCAGCCACCCACCTTAACAAAAGTTGA
- the rplT gene encoding 50S ribosomal protein L20, producing MARVKGGVVTRRRRKKVLKLARGYYGSKHTLFKTAKQQVMKSLMFAYRDRRQKKRNFRKLWITRINAAARMNGMSYSKLMFGLKQAGIDINRKMLADLAINDEKAFAELANLAKAKVNA from the coding sequence ATGGCACGAGTGAAAGGCGGAGTTGTTACTCGCCGTCGTCGTAAAAAAGTGTTAAAGCTAGCCCGTGGTTATTATGGTTCTAAGCATACGCTTTTCAAAACGGCGAAACAACAAGTAATGAAATCCTTAATGTTTGCATACCGTGATCGTCGGCAGAAAAAGCGGAATTTCCGCAAGCTCTGGATTACACGGATTAACGCGGCAGCACGTATGAACGGTATGTCTTATAGTAAGTTGATGTTCGGCTTGAAGCAAGCAGGTATTGATATTAACCGTAAAATGCTGGCTGATCTCGCGATCAATGACGAAAAAGCATTTGCCGAGTTGGCTAACCTAGCAAAAGCGAAAGTAAATGCATAA